One Nitrospira sp. MA-1 genomic window, ACGGAACAGTGCCCAATACACGACTCCCTGGCGAATACCGATAGTGCTGAGCAGAGGGAGATCGGTAACAGGATGATTCCAGGCAAGCCCTTCGAGTGTGGAAACCCCAACCAAAGGAATCTGTAAAGCCATCCGAAAGGCCGTCATGGTCGCCAGGCCCACTCGTAATCCGGTGAAAGTCCCCGGACCTATGGAAACCACCAAACCTTCCAGATTGGATAAATGCAAAGAGACCGAGGATAACAGCCGATCGATTGTGGGGATGAGTTGCGGGGTCAGAGGTTGGCCTGACTCACAGTCCAGACTACCTAACAACTGTTCGTCGCGAAAGACGGCCACACTCTGATGAGAGGTGGCGGACTCCAGAGCTAAAAACAGCATAGAGCTTATTGACTCCCGACTTGCTGATTAGTGGTGGCTTGACGCATAAGGACAACTACGAGGCCGCATTGACGATAAATTCCTTGAAGTGCAGGGTAATGGATCCTCCGCTGGGTCGATAATCTGTCGCCCGCACAAGAAAAGGCAATCGAACAGGTAAACTCTCTTCGGTAGTCGTCACTTGCACCTCTCGATAATCTTCACATTCCACGGACACGACGATATCATCAAACGAGCGTCGATATTCAATAGATATCAGGTCCATGGTCTGGGCATCCACCCAGGTCCTGACGGTGAAATCGTCTGGAGATGCCGTGGCTGAGGATTGGTTTTCAGGAAGATCAATGCGATAACGTTCGTTGCTTTTCCACACACGGGCCTCTTTACTTGATCCCCCGGAAATCTTTCCTAACACGGCATCCAGGGCACGAATACTCAGCATCACGGTGTGATCCCATGCTGTGCGCTCCTGGGTATCATCAACTTTTCCGATGACCACCTTACCTTCAGCGGGAAAATACAGTTCATACTCGTTCCCCTTGCGATGAAAATCCATCACGGGCACGCCCATTCGAATAAACCCTTTCAGATCCAGAACATCGGGACGCACGTACGAAACCGTTCCAAGAATATTTTGAGAAAGAGGAACGCCGGAACCGGAAATTGATCCGTGAAATAATCCTCGTAGGGTGAGAATCGTCAATTCCTTTTGACGCAAGGCTTGAAGTACCTGTTGCTCTTGCCCGTCTTCGAGCGGTCGTAACGGTCCTTGGAACATTCCGGCGCATCCGACGAGCAGCACCACCGGCAAGAGCGCCCATCGACTTGTAGCCTTCATCGTATACAGTCCGCCTGCAGGTACCATTTATGAGGCATGACTGACAACCGTTTCCCAAATGTCGCCAATGTCACGAATCCCCACGACTTCCATGCCAGCCACAGGTTTCCATTGGTTCAGATTCGGTTCAGGCACCACACAACGCTGAAACCCCAATTTCATCGCCTCACGGATGCGCAGGTCCGCATGCTGTACCGGCCGAACTTCTCCGCCTAACCCGACTTCTCCCATCACAACCAATCGCGAGTCCAGTGCCAACTCTCGAAAGCTCGAAAGCACAGCACATACGATGCCCACGTCAACCGTTGGCTCATCGATCCGAAGCCCCCCCACCACATTTACGTACACATCGTATCCGGCAAAGTGCAACCCGAGTCGCTTTTCCAGGACGGCCAACAACAAAGACACCCGATTCACTTCTACACCTTTGGCCATACGTTTCGGCATAGGGTAGGTCGTCTCCGCTACCAGAGCCTGCAATTCCACTAATAAAGGCCGAGAGCCTTCCACGCTGGACACGACCACAGACCCGGCGCCATGTCCGATTCGCCCCGTCAAAAATAGTTCTGAGGGATTCCCAACCTCGGTCAGTCCCTCATCCTTCATTTCAAAGACCCCGATTTCATTGGTCGGCCCGAACCGATTTTTCACCGCCCGAAGAATTCGATAGCTCTGTCCTTTATCTCCTTCGAAATACAACACCGTATCGACAATATGCTCCAGAAGCCTTGGCCCGGCAATCACTCCTTCTTTCGTCACATGCCCGATAATAAAAATAGGGACATGCGTCCGCTTGGCAAACCACATCAGACGACAGCCCACCTCCTGAACCTGGCTGACACTACCCGGCGCTGATGTGAGCTCCTGGGTAAAGACTGTTTGGATGGAATCCACGACGATGACACCGGGATTCATCTGCTCAGCCACTTTGAAAATTTCTTCCAGGGATGTCGCGGCAGCGACATACAGGTTGGGCGATTGAATACCTATGCGATCCGCCCGCATTTTAATTTGCTGAGGGGATTCTTCTCCCGATACATACAACCCGACCTGTCTGGCCGTTCCCAAGGAGGCGAGGGTTTGGAGCAGGAGTGTCGTTTTACCAATTCCAGGATCACCTCCAATCAAGATAACCGATCCCGGAACCACTCCCCCACCAAGCACTCGATTCAATTCTTCAATGCCAGCCTGAAGACGAAACTCCTGAGTCTGCACTATTGAGCTGATAGGAACAGCCTCTGGTGTTCCCCCAGCGACACTTCGCTGTTGAAGAGTTGAAAGATCTCGATCAACCTCTTCCCGTAAGGAATTCCATTGCGCGCATTCCGGACACCGGCCGCTCCAGCGGACGCCTTGATGTCCACATTCCTGACACACAAAACGGGTTTTAGGTCGTGCGGCTTTCAACGGAGCATCTCCCCTACGATCTATCACATGAGCAGAAAGTTATATGCATCGAGAAATATAAACCTTCCTCACCGGATCATTCATCGCCCGGCTCTTTGCTCACTGTCGTCATCAAAGATGCCGTCGGACACGTGACCAATCATTGAGGACAATGGCCCTGCGTGGAAACCGGTCCTCTGTCTGTGGCAAGGGCAAAATCACGGTTTGCAACCTATTTTGAACGAGAACTTCCGCAAAATCTGCCGTGCGCCCAATGCCACCACTCACTTTTTCCCAACCCTCTTTTTTTAGATCGTGTATAAGTTCGGTCAATGCCGTGGGCGTCTTCGAAAGGATCCTAATCATTCCTGGAGGGAATTGATGCTCCCGCACCCAATCCTGAATATCTTCAAGATGCCCTCGCCCGGTCAAGTCCAGATACACAAGGTTGTAATAGAATTCAGCTAGCTTGCCTAATTCCGAAGCCGCTGCAGGATGGGCATTTCCTAATATGAGCCCGGGATCATTATAAAGTTCAGGCGGAGGCGGTTCCGTGACCACCTCTCCTTCCACTAACACCGCCAGGTCAATCAGCAATATGGGACGGCGCCGTTCCCAGGATAAGAGGACCCCTTTCCCTTGGATGGCATCCACCTTCGATGTCGTCACTACTTTCACAATGATCGGTAAATTCCCCCGCATACTGGGAGCAAAGTCAAGCCGTGCCCACCCTTTCGCGTCGGTATTCGCCTGCCCAACTGTCCGGCCATGAACAATAAATTCCAAAGGCTGATCGGCCAAACCGATTTCCCCTTCTGCCTCAGGATTGGTTAAGCGCGCCTGTAATTGAATGGTCTTTCCTGGAGATGTGAGTAAATCGGTCACTGACACATTCGCGGCCTGAGCCAGCGAGGCCGTCAATCCTATCCCGGGCACCAATAGGCACAGAGCCAGACTTAATCGGACAAAGATAAGCACGTGACGATCGCATTGCTTCATTCTACGATCTCCATATACCTGGCAGATATCAAAACAATCCTCTCCCGCGTTTGCCAAATGCAAACGCATCGAAGCCTGCCAGAATGGCAAATTGCATGTAAATTAACCATCCTGTCGGCCAGAAAAGCTTGGAAATGATCATTAAAAGAATCCCACAGACCAAGAAAATATTCCCGCGTTTGACACCTAAGTATAGATGGCCGATCCCCGGTAAAATGGAGAGAGTGGCGGCTCCAAGAGCATGCATCGTCTTTTCACGATCATTCATCAGGGTGACCCTACCAAACCATACCATTGGCCCTCTGGAGAGTTCCAGGGATAAGAATCAGGGCTAAAAAAGGATTGGGGCACACTCACAGGAATTTAAAAATCTGGAGGGAGGGGGAAAAGAGCAATTCTTCAGCTTAGGTTCCGCTTACGTAATTCTTCCTGGTAGGTTTTTTGATAAAGGACATCCCACTCTTGAGAACCTTCCGGAACCGGCCGGGAATACGATTGCAATCGACCTCGAACCTTTTGAACCAACTCCTCTTCAGCTTTCATGTGCTCGGCCAACACACGCTTCACTTCACGAAGGGCGTGAGCAGTATCGCCGATCATCTTCACCTCGGACATTTCTGTGACATTGGTCAGAATCACATGTGCAAGATGTGTCTGTTTTTCGTCGCTGAGGATGGGAGTATTCATCATCAATCCAGTCGTTCAGGCATTAATCACATTCTTCCGTCTGCCCTATAAAATGACCCCGCGGTCTTTGATGAGCTTTTGTTTCACCATCGTAAACATTTTCTGATAATCCGCTCGACCTTCCGCAAACTCCCGTTCAAATTTTTTCAACATTTCCCGGACATCCGCATTCAACCGATCTTCCACCTGCAACTCGGATACAATTGCTGATTCCAATTTTTGAATGACCACTTCAGATTTTCCGTGAATTTCCAACAATCCACTCGACTGCAATCGTTCAATGACTGAGACGGCCATCTGATGCACGCGAACTTTATTGAGTCGCATCAGGTTCCTTCAGGAAGCCGTTCCACTTTCATGAGGGAAGCCCCTGTGGCCTCCATCAACACTCTCGGATCACCTATCACTTTTCCAATAACATTCACCCGATCAGCCGGAACCGGATCATCGCCAAGACTCATGGGAGTACGCCCAAAAAAGACGGCCAACATTCCCCCCATTCCCCAAAACGCCACATCACCGACTTTCACCTGTGTGGTGGCCACCTCCCGATAATCCTTGACACCCGGCATGTTGCAATAAAACTCTTCTCCCCATTGATTCACGGGCACCTCAACAGGCAGGGCGTCAACCACAGCCTGTGCGGTTCGATTCGGCTTCAGTTGTGCAATAACTTGTATCCCACCGATGGTCATTTTGATTTTCTGTGGACTGAATTCCATATATTCTCTCTAAGGTTTCGAATGAAATACGATCTAAAGATTGCTTCGAATGTAGCTTGTCCTCTTGGTGAAATCAAGGTTAGAATTAAGCCCATTTCCTGTTTAGACACATGTTACAATCCACATTTCTTTTTTTACCTGGTATTGGAGAATCTACCGAACGTCTCTGGTGGGGGGATGGTATTGGCACATGGGATGCTTTTCTCGAGAAAACTATCGCTCCCCGCATTTCTTCGTTTCGGAAAGCGCAGTACGATGAGGCCATTCTGGAGGCGCAAAAACAGTGGAAAGCGCAGAATTCCCGCTTCTTTACCCACATCCTGAAAGCGCGCGACCACTGGCGTCTTTATCCTAACTTTCGATCTCAGGCTGCGTTTCTGGATATTGAGACAAATGGAATCCCATTGCCCGATGGCGAGATCACGGTGGTGGGTATTTACGGAAAAGGTCGCATGACAACCTTCATTCGGGGAGAAAACTTATCCGGGGAGCGGTTGCAAGCCGAATTTGCCTCCTACGATGTTCTCGTAACCTTCTTTGGCTCAGGTTTTGACCTGCCATTTTTGAAGGCCAAATACCCAGACTTGATTCTTGACCATCCTCATATCGACTTGTGTTTTTCGGCCAGACGCCTTGGTTTAAAAGGTGGACTGAAGGCGATTGAGACGGAAATAGGCTGCTATCGCCCGGCTTCGCTGGAAGGACTCACGGGGTGGGATGCCGTCCGTCTGTGGGAAGAATGGCAACTCGGACAAGCGGCCTCTAGAGAGATACTTATCCGATATAATGAAGCAGATTGCAAAAATCTTGAGCCTTTGGCCGACCTTATTTACAACCGTCTGGCCCAACGCCATGGAATCCCGGAATTCATTGCTTCTCTATGACATCAGCGCAACCATCTAACAAATGGACTGGCATAGGACTAACGCATATTGGTCTGGTGAGAAAACTCAACCAGGATGCGTTTTCGATCGACAACACCCTACAACTATGGGTATTGGCAGATGGAATGGGCGGACATGCTGGGGGAGAATTGGCCAGCCAAATTGCGGTTAAAACTATTCCCGATGTCATTCGAACCCAACGGGCGACTGAAACCTCTGAATACGTTCAACCTGAAAAATTAGAATCGGTGCTGAATCAAGGCCTTGAGTCTGCGAATGAAAGGATTCGACGGGAAGCCGCAGAAAATGAACGACTGAAAGGAATGGGGACAACCATTGTCGTGGTCGCCATCAGTCGTTCCCCGACGGGATTTCAGGCCAGTGTAGCTCATGCCGGCGACAGCCGGGCATATCTTTTCAGACAGGGTTCGCTCTCGCTCTGGACAAAAGATCATACCCTCATGGAGGAGCGTTTGGCCCTTAACCTCATTACCCCTGAACAGGTTCGCACACACCCTCTTCGTCATGTGTTGACCAAAGCCCTGGGAATCGATCCTGAGGCACAACCCACCGTTCAAACCTATCCGCTTGAACCCTCAGACCTCATTCTGCTTTGTTCGGACGGGCTCACCAAAATGCTGACTGATCAGGAGATTCAAACGATTGTCAGCCAGGAAGCTCCGCACGCTGAAGCCATATGTCGTACACTTGTGGGTACTGCCAACCAATTAGGTGGAGAAGATAATACAACCGTGGTGTTGATTGGGTTGCACTGAGGAAGGATATGGAACCAGTCTTTAACGGTGAGGTTTTCGAAACATGGCCGACCATCCAAAATATCCCACAGCATCTTTCATATTTGAGAACCAGCGTTGAGCCAGCCCCATTGAGGGATTAGTGACGTATTGGAGCGTCAGCACAATCCGCTCTTCCCCAGCCCCAAGCGGCGTCACGGCATGATGCAATTTATCGCCATTAAAGAAAATATATGTGCCGGGGTCAGTCCTGAGGGATAGTTCTTTAACCTCTCGACCCTGTTCCTTGGTATGGAGACGGCAGACCAGTCGACTGCTCGATTGATCCTGCAAACCCAGTAATACCGTAAATCGTTCACCTTTGTAATATGAGGTGTCATAATGATACCCGATATGGTCTCCTGCCTCGGTATAAAAATACAGCGCACAGGAATGGGGATCCTCTTCAGGGCACAGCATTAACGGAACTCCGGCAATCTGGCTCAGGAGATTAATCCAACCCTGATGCTGATAGAACGCAAGAATTGCGGGAGCTGATTGCTGCAGAAGATAAAAGCTGACACTTCCCCCCTTTTTATGCCCTGGTATAAAATTTCGATTGATCTGGGGCCGCACGCGCTCTACTTCCCGCATAAACTCCTGAACAACCTGAGTGGGCATGAAATGCTCCAAAGCCACAAACTCACCCTGATCCCGATAGTGACGGGAAACCTCCTCAAGCTTGAGAGTCTGGATCGTCTCAGTCAACAGTTGATCAATGTCATTTACCGTTGGATCGAGCATATGCAATCTCCTTCATTCCTCCACGCTCCAACATTTACGCTGATCCATTTTTTTTAAAACCATCATTGACCCTAGTTTAACATGCCTTTCACCACATTCTCACGAAACGATAATAAAACAATTCCTTCAGCCTCATCTCACACTGATCGACATTTTGCGGTACATTCAACCCTGCATCTAAGGCATCGAGTGAACACGCTTTACCTTGATGAAAGACCAGAATCTGCCGGTTTAACGGATCGAGGTCGACGATACTAAGAGGACCGCGGTCGTCGATGTCGTAGGGCATGGCGTTCACCTTTTTATCGATTGGATCTTCCCAACGAACGACTTTTCATCCATTGTGCCGACGGGACTTTTAGCTGAGACTATGCGTTAGCTTCACAATGAATGGTTATGAGGTTTTTGAGAAACCCGAATCTTAACAATTCTCTCAGACAGAGAATAAGTTATCCACCCGTTCATGAATGGCTACCTGAATGTACCGGCTCATTCGAAATTAGATTAGGTCTTGGCAGGTTTCTTTCTTGGCTTTTGGAGACCGACGCCTACGTGAGGGCTGCTTCCCCGATCCAGCATTTCACCGGCGGTCTTTCTGATGGTTGGGGTCAGGGTGCCGCCACCCAACATGCGAGCGATTTCGGTTTCCCGATGTACTCCAGTGACTTCATGTACTTTCGTCAGCGTTCGGTCATCTAGCGTTGTTTTCTCCACCACAAATTGTGCATGAGCCTGCGAGGCAATCTGTGGGAGATGGGTGATACAACATACTTGATGAAATTTCGCCAATTGACGCAAACGACTCCCCATGACCATTCCCGCTTCCCCGCCTATACCACTGTCAATTTCATCGAAAATAACGACGGGTGTCCGATCATTCTCCGCAAACACGGTTTTTAAGGCCAACATGATTCGAGACAATTCTCCACCCGATGCAATTCGGCCCAATGGCATGAGCGGTTCTCCCGGGTTGGGAGCCAGGAGCATCTCAACACGATCCATTCCTGTCAAACCAATTCCGGTATCTCCATTGGCCATCTCAATATTAACCTGCACCTCCATTGTCGACATTTTCAGAGCCGCTAATTCCTGCTTGATCTCCTTGACCAAATGCTTCGCAACTGTTTTCCGCCTGGCCGATAATTCTTCAGCCGAGGCCTTCATCGATTCATATCGACTGGTCACTTCTGCTTGCAAATGCGCCACTTGCTCTTCTCCATTTTGGAGTAACGCCAAGTCTTGCTTCAGGATAGTGGTAAGTTCCACTAAATCTTCGATCGGCTTTCCATATTTCTTTTTAAGCCGCTGAAGACCGGCCAACCGACTATCAATCAGATCCATTCGCTCCGGGTCATACTCTATCTGATTCCGATAATCTCGAAGATTATCCGTCACCTCCCGCAACGCCACGGTCGCTGCTTCCAACAATGGGACCCATGGTTCACCTTGCCCATCAATTTTCGCAAGTTCTTGTACCCGCTCAGTCACCTCACCCAGGTGATCCAGAACAGATCGTTCTCCTTCATATAACGCAGTAAAAGCTTGATTCGATAACTCTCCTAATCGACCGCTATGTTTCAATCGATGGTATTCCTGGCTTAGGGACTCTTCTTCTCCAGACTGCAACTGCATCTTGACCAACTCGTCATATTGGTATTGAAGGATATCCTGCCTATTGGCTTGATCCCGTATCTTCCCTACGTATTCATCCAGAGCCGCCTTTTTCTCAAACCATTCACGATGCATCTGTTGATAGCGACCTACGACATCCTCAAGATTTCCAAATGCATCCAGCAATTTGAGCTGGGTCTTAGCGGAAAGCAGTGATTGCTGGTCATGTTGGCCATGGATATCTACCAACTGGGAACCAATGTCTTGAATCGTTTGAAGAGGGGCCAGTTGCCCATTGAGGAAATTGCGGTTCTTTCCTGACCGCGACAACAACCGACGAACGATAAGGTCCTGTTGATCCGGCAGGAGGTATCCGTCCTGTTGTAACCTGATTGTGAGATGATGTGTCGCGGGAAGAATAAAACAGGCTTCTAACAGGGCTTCGTCAGCACCAAACCGAATATGCTCTGCAGAGGCTCGCCCGCCGGTAAGTAATACCAGGGCATCAATGAGGAGAGATTTTCCAGCTCCGGTCTCCCCCGTCAGGACAAGAAATCCAGGCGGGAGCTCCAGATGAAGTTGATCAATGAGAGCAAAATTGGAAATACGCAGCTCGGTCAGCATAACACCGAGTCATCGGCCCCACTGATCAGGCAGGGGAAGTAGATTGAGCCAGGAGCGAGTCAATGATTTGTTTAAATTGTTGCTTTGGTCTTGCTCCAACAATTTTTTCGACAACTTGGCCACCCTTAAAAAAGAGGATACTGGGAATGCTCATGATTTGGTATTGTCCCGCAACCTCGGGGGCATCATCGGTGTTGAGCTTCATGACTTTAAGCTTGCCTTGATACTCCTGTGCGAGCTCATCGACGATTGGGGCCACCATTTGACAGGGTCCACACCAGACCGCCCAGAAATCCACCATGACCACCTCTGAAGATTTCAGCACTTCCCCATCCCAATTCGTTGCATCCGCTTTGGCCACTAAATCAGACACTGACTGCCTCCTTGGATAAATACGACAAAATGCCCAGCTCTGATGGCATCCTAAAACCGCTCTTGTCGGACTGTCAACTCATTCATACAGGCTTAGCTAGCTAATGAGGGCTACCCCCTATGATTTGAGGGATCTCTAACACTCGCAGAAATGACAGGAACCGAATTCACCACTGCCATTCATCCGGTGTGCCGGTCCACCATGAATCAGGATTCAATTCGCGCCACCGGGTTTGTTGTGCCCATAATTCTTCCGTCTGTGTCCGACTCAACCGATTGGCCATCGCTGCTGTCACGTCAAATTGTTGTCGAATGCCTTCATGAATAAGCTCTTGCGCCATACGAGGCATGGCATTTGGCGGATCAATGAGATCAAGAATGTCCCGTGCGGTCAAATTCAAAGCTAACTGCTCTACTTTCACATAATCCTCCTGCTTCGCTAATGATCCTAAATAACCATCAATTGCCTGATATACGTAGGCTAAATAAACGTACGCTTCAACCGAGGGATTGCGGTCAATATTTTTTTGGCAAGCCTCCACCGCTCGCCGGTAATCTCCGGCACTCAAAAACACTTTAGCATGCGCGAGAGGCTTACTAGTCAGGATAGGAATTTGGTCTGACTGAGCCCAACCATTGGAATGCGGCAACGTAACCAGAAGAATTACTCCCACGCCGAAACACACCATCAGTTCCCATGCTCTTTTGCTCGCCGACAAAGCCCTCATGATCTCCTCCCTCACTAAAATCATGCAATATGCAGCATTCTCGATAGATTCCCAGGTTGTTCATCCCATTTTCCGCTGATTCAATTACCCAGTTTTAAGATTGTCGGATTTTTAATCAGTAGGAGAATCCCGAAATCTCTTTGTTTCCAATGCCTATTAAAAAAAAACCGTTTGCCCTTGTCTATGATGTCCCGGAACCACGACATAATGCTGTAGGGAAGGCCACTTGTAATTTATAAAAATCCAAAAGGCCTAACACCAAACTCCCCACTACAATAATACA contains:
- the radA gene encoding DNA repair protein RadA, producing the protein MKAARPKTRFVCQECGHQGVRWSGRCPECAQWNSLREEVDRDLSTLQQRSVAGGTPEAVPISSIVQTQEFRLQAGIEELNRVLGGGVVPGSVILIGGDPGIGKTTLLLQTLASLGTARQVGLYVSGEESPQQIKMRADRIGIQSPNLYVAAATSLEEIFKVAEQMNPGVIVVDSIQTVFTQELTSAPGSVSQVQEVGCRLMWFAKRTHVPIFIIGHVTKEGVIAGPRLLEHIVDTVLYFEGDKGQSYRILRAVKNRFGPTNEIGVFEMKDEGLTEVGNPSELFLTGRIGHGAGSVVVSSVEGSRPLLVELQALVAETTYPMPKRMAKGVEVNRVSLLLAVLEKRLGLHFAGYDVYVNVVGGLRIDEPTVDVGIVCAVLSSFRELALDSRLVVMGEVGLGGEVRPVQHADLRIREAMKLGFQRCVVPEPNLNQWKPVAGMEVVGIRDIGDIWETVVSHAS
- a CDS encoding ribonuclease H-like domain-containing protein translates to MLQSTFLFLPGIGESTERLWWGDGIGTWDAFLEKTIAPRISSFRKAQYDEAILEAQKQWKAQNSRFFTHILKARDHWRLYPNFRSQAAFLDIETNGIPLPDGEITVVGIYGKGRMTTFIRGENLSGERLQAEFASYDVLVTFFGSGFDLPFLKAKYPDLILDHPHIDLCFSARRLGLKGGLKAIETEIGCYRPASLEGLTGWDAVRLWEEWQLGQAASREILIRYNEADCKNLEPLADLIYNRLAQRHGIPEFIASL
- the recN gene encoding DNA repair protein RecN; translated protein: MLTELRISNFALIDQLHLELPPGFLVLTGETGAGKSLLIDALVLLTGGRASAEHIRFGADEALLEACFILPATHHLTIRLQQDGYLLPDQQDLIVRRLLSRSGKNRNFLNGQLAPLQTIQDIGSQLVDIHGQHDQQSLLSAKTQLKLLDAFGNLEDVVGRYQQMHREWFEKKAALDEYVGKIRDQANRQDILQYQYDELVKMQLQSGEEESLSQEYHRLKHSGRLGELSNQAFTALYEGERSVLDHLGEVTERVQELAKIDGQGEPWVPLLEAATVALREVTDNLRDYRNQIEYDPERMDLIDSRLAGLQRLKKKYGKPIEDLVELTTILKQDLALLQNGEEQVAHLQAEVTSRYESMKASAEELSARRKTVAKHLVKEIKQELAALKMSTMEVQVNIEMANGDTGIGLTGMDRVEMLLAPNPGEPLMPLGRIASGGELSRIMLALKTVFAENDRTPVVIFDEIDSGIGGEAGMVMGSRLRQLAKFHQVCCITHLPQIASQAHAQFVVEKTTLDDRTLTKVHEVTGVHRETEIARMLGGGTLTPTIRKTAGEMLDRGSSPHVGVGLQKPRKKPAKT
- a CDS encoding Stp1/IreP family PP2C-type Ser/Thr phosphatase, which codes for MTSAQPSNKWTGIGLTHIGLVRKLNQDAFSIDNTLQLWVLADGMGGHAGGELASQIAVKTIPDVIRTQRATETSEYVQPEKLESVLNQGLESANERIRREAAENERLKGMGTTIVVVAISRSPTGFQASVAHAGDSRAYLFRQGSLSLWTKDHTLMEERLALNLITPEQVRTHPLRHVLTKALGIDPEAQPTVQTYPLEPSDLILLCSDGLTKMLTDQEIQTIVSQEAPHAEAICRTLVGTANQLGGEDNTTVVLIGLH
- the tsaB gene encoding tRNA (adenosine(37)-N6)-threonylcarbamoyltransferase complex dimerization subunit type 1 TsaB, with amino-acid sequence MLFLALESATSHQSVAVFRDEQLLGSLDCESGQPLTPQLIPTIDRLLSSVSLHLSNLEGLVVSIGPGTFTGLRVGLATMTAFRMALQIPLVGVSTLEGLAWNHPVTDLPLLSTIGIRQGVVYWALFRWENQQMVCVKESQIGDIIDVCGALSEPTIVLGDGWMQNRTTLLSKGFSLLEAPSEVQWPSAKGTGMAGRVLLERGVLLPQGCTPQYIQPSYAEISKTKSVNPIK
- a CDS encoding 2OG-Fe(II) oxygenase, translating into MLDPTVNDIDQLLTETIQTLKLEEVSRHYRDQGEFVALEHFMPTQVVQEFMREVERVRPQINRNFIPGHKKGGSVSFYLLQQSAPAILAFYQHQGWINLLSQIAGVPLMLCPEEDPHSCALYFYTEAGDHIGYHYDTSYYKGERFTVLLGLQDQSSSRLVCRLHTKEQGREVKELSLRTDPGTYIFFNGDKLHHAVTPLGAGEERIVLTLQYVTNPSMGLAQRWFSNMKDAVGYFGWSAMFRKPHR
- the trxA gene encoding thioredoxin → MSDLVAKADATNWDGEVLKSSEVVMVDFWAVWCGPCQMVAPIVDELAQEYQGKLKVMKLNTDDAPEVAGQYQIMSIPSILFFKGGQVVEKIVGARPKQQFKQIIDSLLAQSTSPA
- a CDS encoding cyclophilin-like fold protein, whose translation is MEFSPQKIKMTIGGIQVIAQLKPNRTAQAVVDALPVEVPVNQWGEEFYCNMPGVKDYREVATTQVKVGDVAFWGMGGMLAVFFGRTPMSLGDDPVPADRVNVIGKVIGDPRVLMEATGASLMKVERLPEGT